The genomic DNA CACTTTCTGACAAAATAATAAATGAAAGATGACCCCAAAACACGCGGCGATCCGTTGAACGATATAAATTAAATATTGCTTCATTGATTGTTCTTCCAGATGCTTTACCAACCTCTGACTGCTCTTCAACCGGTCCGCCGCTGCTTTCTAATTTTGACAGTCCGCCAAGATCAATCATTTGGAGCTGGATGATGTAGCGATTATCCTTATAGTCAATCCCAATCCCATGGGCATATACCATTCTTTCAGGCTCATTTGAATCCCAACATCCAGAAAGAAGTGAACATGATAATGAAATAATCATGAAAAGAATGGTTTTTTTTATCATGATGGATTATCTCCCTTTCGGTACGCATCATTAGGATGAAACATTTCCGGACGAGTCGTATACTTTTTAGCAGATAATCGAAAGATAGCTGTTAAAATATTTTTAAGACTTAAATTTGCGGCCATTTCCATATATGGAATACCGAATACCCTTACACTTGCTAAATAAATTAAAATAATAAATATAGACAACAGGAAACCGTATAATCCAAGAAAAGCCGCAAAGACCAAGGAAAAAATACGCAACAAGCTGACCATGCCGACTAACGACTGATTCACAAATGTAAATGTTGCAATCGTTGAACCAGCAATGACAACAAGCATTGCTGGACTCGTCAATCCCGCTCTTATCGCCGCATCGCCGATAATTAACCCGCCAAAAACACTTAACGTTTGACCGATCGCAATTGGCAAACGCAGCCCAGCCTCGCGAAACAGTTCAAAAATTAACAGCATGATAATTGCCTCAACAGCTGAAGGAAACGGTAATCCCTTTCTCGACTCAACTACAGTTGCTAATAAAATAAGAGGGATTTGATTTTGATGAAACGTTGTTAACGCCAGCCATAAAGCCGGAATAAACGTTGCAATCAGTAAGCCAACAACCCGCATTATTCGTTCAAATGAACTAAAATACGGTGTTATATCATAATCTTCTGCCGCTTTTAATAACAGAAACAAATTAGCTGGTACAATATTCACGTATGAACTTCCATCTAAAATTACGACAATTCTCCCGCTTAACAAAGAATGTACAGCAAAATCAGGCCGCCCTGTGTAGTCATGTCTTGGGAAAATTCGTGGACTCTTATGGATTAACTCCATTAGTTGCTGCCCACTTAAAATCGCATCAACATCGATATTCGCTATTTTTTCGCGAACTCCATTGACAATCTCTTCGTTTGCAATATCATCTATGTACAGCATTGCGACAGTTGTTAATGTTCGTCTACCAACTTCAAACTTTTCAATGCATAGAGAATTTGTTCGCAGCCTCTTTCTAATAAGTGCAATATTAATGGTAATATCTTCTATAAAATCGTCGCGAGGTCCATTTACAACAACTTCAGCTGTCGTTTCTTCTGGCTTTCTTTGCGGTCTTTTCGAAATGTCAGCTGAAAATAGTAATTGTTCGTTCATAAAATATAACAATAATTTTCCAGAAAAAACACCAGAAATAATTTCTTGGGCATTTTGAACCTCGGTTAATGAAGGGGCATGCAATCGCTCAATCACGATTTCATTTGTTAATGGGCGCTGTCCAAGATGTTGAAAAAAGGCCTCAAGCCGTTCATAAATTAAATGATTTAATGCCTCATTATCAATCATTCCTTCACACTTAATTAAGAGTACATCTTGTTTATTTTCTTCTCCAAAGCAAAACTTCTGAAAGATGACATCGGGACTTTTATGGAACAGCTCTCTTAAACGTTGTTCATCCATTTTCCATTTATCTTTTTGTTGTTGTTCACTAGGATGATTTGCTATTGGTTGCTGATTGATGTTTTTTGCCTTTCGTTTTCTCCTAAAGATCACATTTTTACCTCCTTCTTCGGTTGTTTCGATTTATTTTTAAAGAAAAAGACGACGAATCCGAGTAAAAGAGAAACAGTTAAAAAAAAGATGAATGTAAACGGGATAAAGACAAACTTCAACAATTTATAATAGTCAAGGTCACTTATCGGGAGTAAAGCAACAATGTTCATCATGGTAACAATAATGAGTAAAAACCAAATTTTTTTCTTTTTCGTTTGCAGTTGAAAAATCTCCGTACTCACAAATAAAAGCAGTGAAACTCGAATAAATGCTCCTGTCAACCATTGGTAGACGGACAAAAAATCTAGATGTTCAAAAAACCGGCCGATTCGTGCAAGCCCCCACTCCTCATAAGCAGGAAAACGCTGCCTTGCTGCTTCAGCTGGGCCAAATTCAATAATTGCCCCAATGAGCGGGCCTAAAGTTAACCATGTTAATAATAAACCGATAATGATGATATGTTTATAACGAATTTTACCTTTTATTTTATGTTGCAGAAACAGAATCATAATCATTTCAATCATTCCTGAAGCAGGATAAACCATTCCCATTATAACCGGCTCATAACCATGCTCTAAAAACGGTTTCAATAATGAAAAATCTTTAAACTGCATATTCACAAAAGCAACGAAAAAACCGAACACAATGACAGCTGATAAAAAAAACACGTTGGCAATTGCAATTGCTCGAAAGCTAGTAATTGCTAGAAAAAAACAAACAACCGTTAAAAATAATGTAAGGACAAATGCAGGCGTCTCCTGCAAATAACTCACATTTGTCCAAATAACTGTCTCCTTCACCATCAATGTTGCAAGAAAGATGAGATAAAGGACAATCATCGTGTTAAAAATCATCGTCGCAACTTTACCGATCGATTGTTGTAACCAAAGGGTCATATTTTGGGCTTTTGTTCCATTGTAAATATAAATGACCAATAATCCCCAAATTAGTGTAAATCCATAAGCGAAAATAACAGACAGCCATGAATCTCTTCCAGCCACTTGAATTAACGGGGGAATGACGACGACATGGTTTTTCAATCCTATCGCCATCATCGTAATAAGAATATAGTGAAGGATCGAAACTTGATCAGAACCTTTCATACTCATCATGATAATCTCCTTAAAAAAGCTTGGTAAATTTATCATTTACAAAACTCCCCCGATTTATGAATTTAAAATAGAAACAGAAAAAGGCTGATTAAAATGTTCATAAACACTTCAATCAGCCACTCTTATAAAATGATCACTTTTTCGTCAACAAGTTCGTTATACCGACTACTTTATCGACATCTAACACAAAGGCGATCCCTTTCCCTGGTGTATTTAACTGTGCTTCTTCACAAATTTTTTGTAAAACGGCCTCACTTTTTTCTTTATGAATTAATGTTAAAACAATTTCTTTTTCTGGTTGAATATCGATATTAAATAATTTAAGCTGCTCATGGATGCCTGTTCCTCGTCCTGAAATAATTGTCCCGCCAGTTGCCCCTGTTTTTTTTGATGCTTCCACAACTAAATCAGAATCGCCGCGATTAACGATAGAAATAACTAAATCATATTGAATCTTTTCTGACATTCTGTTTACCCCTTCCGCTTTCAGCGAATGATTCATATTTCCTTCTTGAGACATATGACATATTCCTAACATGCGCTTCGTATGAAGAACAAAGCCAATTCCATTACCTCTTTTATTCAAATCGACAGCGTCAACTATTTCTGTTAAAACACTGTCTGTTATGTCTTCCTGAACAAGCGTTAACACGATTTCTTTTATATTTTCTAGTTCTAGACCGAAAATTGTTTTTTCATTTACACCTATTCCGCGTCCATATAAAATCGTTCCGCCTTCAGCACCTGCCTTCTTCGATGCTTTAACAACCTTTTTGGCGCAACCCTTTTTTACGATCGTCACAATTAACTTATGCTTTAGAGCGAACATGCTTGCTGTCTTCCTCCTTTTTTTGGAATAGCAAACCTAATATTAAAACAGAAATAATTGGTGCAATTGCTACGACAGCAATCATGCCAAATCCATCCGTCAACGGATTGCGTCCTTCCATTTCTGAAGCGACCCCGACAGCCATTGATAAAATAAATGTGACAGTCATCGGTCCTGTCGTGACGCCTCCAGAATCAAACGCAATTGAGATAAAGTTTTTTTTAGAGAAAAAAGTAAGTATAAAGGCAATCATATAAGCAGGCACTAATATATACCATAGTGAAAAGCCAATGTAAATTCGGAGCATTGCCAATGCGATCGACATTCCGACACCGATTGATAAAGTATATAACATCACCTTTTCAGAAATGTAGCCTCCAGTTGCTTTATCAACTTCTTGAGTTAATACCCGGACAGCTGGCTCTGCAAAAGCAACGACAAATCCAAGAACGAAACCAACTGGGATCATAATCCAATTATAAGATAACTCTCCAAGCTTTTGTCCAATTAATTCACCAATTGGCATAAATCCGATATGAACACCTTGGAGAAAAAAAGCAAGGCCAAAATAAGTAAAGATCATACCGAAAACGATATTCCAAAGCTTTCTTTTTGGAAGCTTTAAAAATAAAACTGAAAAAAAAAGAAGAAGAAGATAATAAGAGGGAAATATAAAGCAAACGAAACATCCAACATTACTTGTGAAAATCCAGAAAAAATTTGCAGCTTCATCGGTAGATCACTCCTAAAATCATCACTGCGAGGATAGGCCCAACTGAAGCTAACCCGACAAGCCCAAAGCTGTCAGCAGATGATGATTTACTCCTTAAAACAGAGGCAACTCCAACACCTAATGCGATAATAAACGGTACAGTCATCGGTCCTGTCGTGACACCCCCTGCATCAAATGAAATCGGGACAAATCCTTTTGGAATAAAAAAGGATAGTGCAAACGCTAGACCATAGCTAGCAATTAATAAATATTGAATTGGAATTTGATAAACGATTCGAAGCATCGCTAGTGCAACAAAAATGCCAACACCTAACGCAACAGAATAAATTAAGATCCCTGATCCTATTTGTCCATTTGACACTTGATCTACCTGTGTTGCTAAAACGCGGACATCAGGCTCAGCAACAGTCACAACGAACCCAAGTAGAAATGCAACGAAAAGAAGAAGTGATAGCTTTCCTGTTTTCGGAAGGGTTTTCCCAACTAACTCTCCAATTGGAAGCAAACCGACTTGCACACCGATTAAAAATAGCCATAATCCAATCGTGACAAAAACAACACCAATTAAAAACTGGATAAACGCCTCCATCGGCAGCCAGATCAGTGAAAATTGCAAAAGAATGACTACCACTGTTACAGGAAAAATAGCATACACTACTTCCAAAAATGTCTCTTTAAATTTGTCCATGAAACTCCCCCTTTTTTTCAACCTATAAAGAAAAAAACACCTAATTGAATGGTCATTTACCTTTATCCAATCTGTACTTGACAATACCATCCTTCTTATATTTTACAAAACAAATTTATCACTGACAAAGCTACGGGCCAATGGAGGTGAATTTTTTATCGTCATTTTATTTATTTCTATGTAAAATTTAGTCATTTTATTGTATGATTCGAATAGAATCATTACGAATCCTTTAAATTGATATTGAACGGGAGAGGAACGTATATGTGGATTTGGATTGGAGCAGGAGTTGGTATTATTATTGTTTTAGCAATAATAGAAGAAACGATGACGCACATTTTAAATAAGAAAATACTTCAGGAAGATAAAGAAAAACCCGAATAACCGTCTATTAGTCTACAAAACGTTTCTTTATATCATCTGACGGTATAAGACAATGATCACTTTCACCAAACCATTTATACCTGTTTTTTGCAATTATGTCATAAAAAAAATCACGGATCGGTCTTGGCACAACTAAAAAAAAGGTTAAAAACCGTACAGTTCCCGCTAATTGTTTA from Bacillus aquiflavi includes the following:
- a CDS encoding spore germination protein, with protein sequence MIFRRKRKAKNINQQPIANHPSEQQQKDKWKMDEQRLRELFHKSPDVIFQKFCFGEENKQDVLLIKCEGMIDNEALNHLIYERLEAFFQHLGQRPLTNEIVIERLHAPSLTEVQNAQEIISGVFSGKLLLYFMNEQLLFSADISKRPQRKPEETTAEVVVNGPRDDFIEDITINIALIRKRLRTNSLCIEKFEVGRRTLTTVAMLYIDDIANEEIVNGVREKIANIDVDAILSGQQLMELIHKSPRIFPRHDYTGRPDFAVHSLLSGRIVVILDGSSYVNIVPANLFLLLKAAEDYDITPYFSSFERIMRVVGLLIATFIPALWLALTTFHQNQIPLILLATVVESRKGLPFPSAVEAIIMLLIFELFREAGLRLPIAIGQTLSVFGGLIIGDAAIRAGLTSPAMLVVIAGSTIATFTFVNQSLVGMVSLLRIFSLVFAAFLGLYGFLLSIFIILIYLASVRVFGIPYMEMAANLSLKNILTAIFRLSAKKYTTRPEMFHPNDAYRKGDNPS
- a CDS encoding endospore germination permease, coding for MINLPSFFKEIIMMSMKGSDQVSILHYILITMMAIGLKNHVVVIPPLIQVAGRDSWLSVIFAYGFTLIWGLLVIYIYNGTKAQNMTLWLQQSIGKVATMIFNTMIVLYLIFLATLMVKETVIWTNVSYLQETPAFVLTLFLTVVCFFLAITSFRAIAIANVFFLSAVIVFGFFVAFVNMQFKDFSLLKPFLEHGYEPVIMGMVYPASGMIEMIMILFLQHKIKGKIRYKHIIIIGLLLTWLTLGPLIGAIIEFGPAEAARQRFPAYEEWGLARIGRFFEHLDFLSVYQWLTGAFIRVSLLLFVSTEIFQLQTKKKKIWFLLIIVTMMNIVALLPISDLDYYKLLKFVFIPFTFIFFLTVSLLLGFVVFFFKNKSKQPKKEVKM
- a CDS encoding P-II family nitrogen regulator — translated: MFALKHKLIVTIVKKGCAKKVVKASKKAGAEGGTILYGRGIGVNEKTIFGLELENIKEIVLTLVQEDITDSVLTEIVDAVDLNKRGNGIGFVLHTKRMLGICHMSQEGNMNHSLKAEGVNRMSEKIQYDLVISIVNRGDSDLVVEASKKTGATGGTIISGRGTGIHEQLKLFNIDIQPEKEIVLTLIHKEKSEAVLQKICEEAQLNTPGKGIAFVLDVDKVVGITNLLTKK
- a CDS encoding DUF1538 domain-containing protein produces the protein MFTSNVGCFVCFIFPSYYLLLLFFSVLFLKLPKRKLWNIVFGMIFTYFGLAFFLQGVHIGFMPIGELIGQKLGELSYNWIMIPVGFVLGFVVAFAEPAVRVLTQEVDKATGGYISEKVMLYTLSIGVGMSIALAMLRIYIGFSLWYILVPAYMIAFILTFFSKKNFISIAFDSGGVTTGPMTVTFILSMAVGVASEMEGRNPLTDGFGMIAVVAIAPIISVLILGLLFQKKEEDSKHVRSKA
- a CDS encoding DUF1538 domain-containing protein, with the protein product MDKFKETFLEVVYAIFPVTVVVILLQFSLIWLPMEAFIQFLIGVVFVTIGLWLFLIGVQVGLLPIGELVGKTLPKTGKLSLLLFVAFLLGFVVTVAEPDVRVLATQVDQVSNGQIGSGILIYSVALGVGIFVALAMLRIVYQIPIQYLLIASYGLAFALSFFIPKGFVPISFDAGGVTTGPMTVPFIIALGVGVASVLRSKSSSADSFGLVGLASVGPILAVMILGVIYR